Proteins found in one Triticum urartu cultivar G1812 chromosome 4, Tu2.1, whole genome shotgun sequence genomic segment:
- the LOC125551770 gene encoding ribosome biogenesis protein BMS1 homolog isoform X1 codes for MAPGDAGVEQPRKAHRVAKSGAKARKKGKGAAGDDEGGERKNPKAFAFRSATKAKRLQSRSAEIEQRRLHVPIMDRSIGEPPPFVVVVQGPPQVGKSLLIKCLVKHYTKQNLSDVCGPITVVSGKSRRVQFLECPSDINGMIDAAKIADLALLLIDGSYGFEMDTFEFLNIMQVHGFPKVMGVLTHLDQFKDVKKLRKTKQRLKHRFWAEIKEGAKLFYLSGLIHGKYTKREVHNLARFISVIKPIPLSWRMAHPYLLADRFEDVTSSESVRLNRKCDRKITLYGYLRGCNMKRGTKVHITGAGDFSLSGVTSLADPCPLPSAAKKRGLRDKEKLFYAPMSGLGDLLYDKDAVYININDHLVQFSNTDDNSASKKQGKGNDVGVALVKTLQNTKYSLDEKLDQSFINFFGRRPAAQSEDSDMTGNAISSRQNDQGEANILAQVGGNNLSSAGTLESNGHSSSECSSDSEGDNDDDIQPSDHGVDLREEVEFCNGRMRRKAVSANFQDVDDDDDDDDDEGSDNEDDSHNEDSDDDHLSEGSLSSDGSGEALDSDDGAENTSKWKKSLLARTLARRSASLMQLVYGQASAELDNDSGEEDSSDEEIFVPKGQKKQVKNELPSFDDIDAEDYSKFLKVELRDWSNEDLIKSIRDRFVTGDWSKASLRGREVDENGEGDEEIDGDFEDLETGEVHKSQAAESAAGKPGVHKEDELKVEELRLKKLALKAKFDSEYDGSDLSGEEVDNEKKSKREQSDAGGYFDKLKEEIELRKQMNISELNDLDEDTRVEIEGFRTGTYVRLEIHGVPYELVEHFDPCHPILVGGIGLGEENTGYMQVSLKRHRWHRKVLKTKDPIVVSIGWRRFQTTPVYAIEDRNGRHRMLKYTPEHMHCFAMFWGPLAPPKSGVLAVQSLSSNKVPFRITATGWVQEFNNTARIMKKIKLTGAPCKIFKKTALIKGMFTSDLEVARFEGAAIRTVSGIRGQVKKAAKIEPGDALRRKGENTEGIARCTFEDKVLMSDIVFMRAWVNFEVPTYCNLVTTSLQPRDQMWQGMRTTAELRKAHNIPIPHNKDSVYKGIERKVRKFNAIEVPRKLQPLLPFKSKPKDRPKGKKGSAVDMIPEIMNIGEKKIHGALQQLHLLKHEKTRKEKIKRGLQKKAHEAQKAKTDEITRKRQREDRRERYREEDKKKKRARK; via the exons ATGGCTCCGGGGGACGCCGGCGTCGAGCAGCCACGTAAGGCGCATCGCGTGGCCAAGTCGGGCGCGAAGGCGCGGAAGAAGGGCAAAGGCGCCGCCGGCGACGATGAAGGGGGCGAGAGGAAGAACCCCAAG GCCTTTGCCTTCCGTTCAGCAACAAAGGCGAAGCGGCTACAATCTCGGTCAGCAGAAATTGAACAACGCCGTCTCCATGTGCCAATCATGGATCGCTCTATTGGGGAACCACCTCCTTTTGTTGTTGTAGTCCAAGGACCTCCGCAG GTTGGAAAGTCGCTGCTGATAAAATGTCTAGTAAAGCACTACACTAAACAAAACTTGTCAGATGTCTGCGGTCCCATCACGGTTGTATCAG GTAAAAGCAGGAGGGTGCAGTTCTTGGAGTGTCCAAGTGATATCAATGGAATGATCGATGCGGCTAAAATAGCAGATCTTGCTCTGCTGCTTATTGATGGTAGCTATGGATTTGAGATG GATACATTCGAGTTCCTTAATATCATGCAAGTGCATGGATTCCCCAAGGTAATGGGAGTGCTTACACATCTTGATCAATTTAAAGATGTAAAGAAACTAAGGAAAACTAAGCAGCGCCTTAAGCATCGATTCTGGGCTGAGATAAAGGAGGGAGCAAAACTGTTCTACTTATCTGGTCTCATTCATGGAAA ATACACGAAAAGAGAAGTCCATAATCTTGCAAGGTTTATATCTGTTATCAAGCCCATCCCTTTGAGTTGGCGAATGGCACATCCTTACTTGTTAGCAGATAGATTCGAAGATGTAACTTCGTCAGAAAGTGTGCGCTTGAATAGGAAATGTGACAGAAAAATAACGCTGTATGGTTACCTTCGTGGATGTAACATGAAAAGAGGGACCAAG GTGCATATCACAGGAGCAGGTGATTTCAGCTTGTCTGGTGTAACAAGTTTGGCTGATCCCTGCCCTTTGCCATCGGCTGCAAAGAAGCGAGGACTACGTGACAAGGAGAAGCTGTTCTATGCCCCAATGTCTGGTCTTGGGGATCTCCTGTATGACAAGGATGCGGTGTACATCAACATCAATGATCATCTTGTTCAGTTTTCAAACACTGATGACAACAGTGCATCTAAGAAACAAG GGAAAGGTAATGATGTTGGTGTGGCTCTAGTAAAGACTCTTCAGAACACCAAATACTCCCTTGATGAGAAGTTAGATCAGAGTTTTATAAATTTCTTCGGCAGACGGCCTGCTGCTCAGTCCGAAGACAGTGACATGACAGGCAATGCCATTTCTTCAAGACAGAATGACCAGGGAGAAGCTAACATTTTGGCACAAGTAGGTGGTAATAACCTTAGTAGTGCAGGCACCCTGGAGAGCAATGGGCACTCTTCTTCTGAGTGCTCTAGTGATAGTGAAGGTGACAATGATGATGACATTCAGCCAAGTGATCATGGCGTTGACTTGAGAGAAGAAGTGGAATTTTGCAATGGAAGAATGAGGCGAAAAGCTGTGTCAGCTAATTTTCaagatgttgatgatgatgatgatgatgatgatgatgag GGTTCTGATAACGAAGATGATAGTCATAATGAAGATTCTGACGATGACCATCTATCTGAAGGTTCTTTATCATCAGATGGTAGTGGAGAAGCTCTTGATTCAG ATGATGGAGCTGAAAACACTTCGAAGTGGAAAAAATCTTTACTTGCTAGAACACTGGCCAGACGGAGTGCCAGTCTAATGCAACTTGTATATGGGCAAGCTTCAGCAGAACTAGACAATGATAGCGGCGAAGAAGATAGCTCTGATGAAGAAATTTTTGTACCAAAAGGACAAAAAAAG CAAGTAAAGAATGAATTACCAAGCTTTGACGATATTGATGCTGAGGATTACTCTAAGTTCTTGAAAGTGGAGCTACGTGATTGGTCTAACGAAGATCTCATCAAAAGCATCCGTGACCGTTTTGTGACTGGAGATTGGTCAAAAGCTTCTCTGAGAGGACGCGAGGTAGATGAAAATGGAGAGGGTGATGAAGAAATCGATGGTGATTTTGAAGATCTGGAAACTGGTGAGGTGCACAAGAGCCAGGCTGCTGAAAGTGCAGCTGGGAAGCCAGGTGTTCACAAAGAAGACGAACTAAAAGTTGAAGAACTAAGACTCAAGAAGCTTGCGCTTAAAGCAAAATTTGATTCAGA ATATGATGGATCGGACCTCTCTGGCGAGGAAGTTGATAACGAGAAGAAATCGAAAAGAGAGCAATCTGACGCAGGGGGCTATTTTGACAAA TTGAAGGAGGAAATTGAACTCCGCAAGCAAATGAATATATCTGAACTCAATGATCTGGATGAAGATACCCGAGTAGAAATTGAAGGATTTAGGACTGGTACTTACGTCAGATTAGAGATACATGGTGTGCCGTATGAGCTAGTTGAGCATTTTGATCCTTGCCACCCCATTCTTGTTGGGGGTATTGGCCTCGGTGAGGAGAACACTGGATATATGCAG GTTAGCTTGAAGCGCCACAGATGGCATAGGAAAGTGTTGAAGACAAAAGACCCAATTGTTGTCTCTATTGGTTGGAGACGTTTTCAAACAACGCCTGTATATGCAATAGAGGATCGAAATGGCCGGCACCGCATGCTCAAATACACTCCAGAGCATATGCATTGCTTTGCTATGTTCTGGGGGCCACTGGCTCCACCAAAAAGCGGTGTACTAGCAGTCCAGAGTCTTTCCAGCAACAAG GTACCATTTAGAATTACTGCAACTGGTTGGGTTCAGGAATTCAACAATACTGCCCGAATTATGAAGAAGATCAAGCTCACAGGCGCACCATGCAAGATATTTAAGAAAACCGCCTTAATTAAAGGGATGTTCACATCTGATCTAGAGGTTGCTAGGTTTGAAGGTGCAGCAATTCGGACAGTAAGTGGAATCCGAGGACAAGTTAAGAAG GCAGCAAAGATCGAACCAGGAGATGCATTAAGGAGAAAAGGGGAAAATACGGAAGGCATTGCGAGGTGCACATTTGAGGACAAAGTTCTTATGAGTGACATTGTCTTCATGCGAGCATGGGTCAACTTTGAAGTTCCCACCTACTGTAATCTTGTGACCACTTCTCTTCAACCCCGAGATCAGATGTGGCAAGGCATGAGAACCACTGCTGAGTTGCGGAAGGCACACAACATACCTATTCCACACAACAAAGACTCGGTTTACAAG GGTATTGAGCGGAAAGTGCGGAAGTTCAACGCCATAGAGGTCCCTAGAAAACTGCAACCTTTGCTTCCTTTTAAATCAAAGCCGAAGGATAGGCCTAAGGGCAAGAAAGGATCAGCTGTGGACATGATACCGGAGATTATGAATATTGGCGAGAAGAAGATACATGGAGCTCTTCAACAGTTGCATCTGTTAAAGCATGAAAAG ACGAGGAAGGAGAAAATCAAGCGCGGGCTGCAGAAGAAAGCTCACGAGGCGCAGAAAGCCAAGACGGATGAGATAACAAGGAAGCGGCAGAGGGAAGATAGGCGTGAGAGATACAGGGAAGAAGATAAGAAAAAGAAGCGCGCCCGAAAGTAG
- the LOC125551770 gene encoding ribosome biogenesis protein BMS1 homolog isoform X2, protein MAPGDAGVEQPRKAHRVAKSGAKARKKGKGAAGDDEGGERKNPKAFAFRSATKAKRLQSRSAEIEQRRLHVPIMDRSIGEPPPFVVVVQGPPQVGKSLLIKCLVKHYTKQNLSDVCGPITVVSGKSRRVQFLECPSDINGMIDAAKIADLALLLIDGSYGFEMDTFEFLNIMQVHGFPKVMGVLTHLDQFKDVKKLRKTKQRLKHRFWAEIKEGAKLFYLSGLIHGKYTKREVHNLARFISVIKPIPLSWRMAHPYLLADRFEDVTSSESVRLNRKCDRKITLYGYLRGCNMKRGTKVHITGAGDFSLSGVTSLADPCPLPSAAKKRGLRDKEKLFYAPMSGLGDLLYDKDAVYININDHLVQFSNTDDNSASKKQGKGNDVGVALVKTLQNTKYSLDEKLDQSFINFFGRRPAAQSEDSDMTGNAISSRQNDQGEANILAQVGGNNLSSAGTLESNGHSSSECSSDSEGDNDDDIQPSDHGVDLREEVEFCNGRMRRKAVSANFQDVDDDDDDDEGSDNEDDSHNEDSDDDHLSEGSLSSDGSGEALDSDDGAENTSKWKKSLLARTLARRSASLMQLVYGQASAELDNDSGEEDSSDEEIFVPKGQKKQVKNELPSFDDIDAEDYSKFLKVELRDWSNEDLIKSIRDRFVTGDWSKASLRGREVDENGEGDEEIDGDFEDLETGEVHKSQAAESAAGKPGVHKEDELKVEELRLKKLALKAKFDSEYDGSDLSGEEVDNEKKSKREQSDAGGYFDKLKEEIELRKQMNISELNDLDEDTRVEIEGFRTGTYVRLEIHGVPYELVEHFDPCHPILVGGIGLGEENTGYMQVSLKRHRWHRKVLKTKDPIVVSIGWRRFQTTPVYAIEDRNGRHRMLKYTPEHMHCFAMFWGPLAPPKSGVLAVQSLSSNKVPFRITATGWVQEFNNTARIMKKIKLTGAPCKIFKKTALIKGMFTSDLEVARFEGAAIRTVSGIRGQVKKAAKIEPGDALRRKGENTEGIARCTFEDKVLMSDIVFMRAWVNFEVPTYCNLVTTSLQPRDQMWQGMRTTAELRKAHNIPIPHNKDSVYKGIERKVRKFNAIEVPRKLQPLLPFKSKPKDRPKGKKGSAVDMIPEIMNIGEKKIHGALQQLHLLKHEKTRKEKIKRGLQKKAHEAQKAKTDEITRKRQREDRRERYREEDKKKKRARK, encoded by the exons ATGGCTCCGGGGGACGCCGGCGTCGAGCAGCCACGTAAGGCGCATCGCGTGGCCAAGTCGGGCGCGAAGGCGCGGAAGAAGGGCAAAGGCGCCGCCGGCGACGATGAAGGGGGCGAGAGGAAGAACCCCAAG GCCTTTGCCTTCCGTTCAGCAACAAAGGCGAAGCGGCTACAATCTCGGTCAGCAGAAATTGAACAACGCCGTCTCCATGTGCCAATCATGGATCGCTCTATTGGGGAACCACCTCCTTTTGTTGTTGTAGTCCAAGGACCTCCGCAG GTTGGAAAGTCGCTGCTGATAAAATGTCTAGTAAAGCACTACACTAAACAAAACTTGTCAGATGTCTGCGGTCCCATCACGGTTGTATCAG GTAAAAGCAGGAGGGTGCAGTTCTTGGAGTGTCCAAGTGATATCAATGGAATGATCGATGCGGCTAAAATAGCAGATCTTGCTCTGCTGCTTATTGATGGTAGCTATGGATTTGAGATG GATACATTCGAGTTCCTTAATATCATGCAAGTGCATGGATTCCCCAAGGTAATGGGAGTGCTTACACATCTTGATCAATTTAAAGATGTAAAGAAACTAAGGAAAACTAAGCAGCGCCTTAAGCATCGATTCTGGGCTGAGATAAAGGAGGGAGCAAAACTGTTCTACTTATCTGGTCTCATTCATGGAAA ATACACGAAAAGAGAAGTCCATAATCTTGCAAGGTTTATATCTGTTATCAAGCCCATCCCTTTGAGTTGGCGAATGGCACATCCTTACTTGTTAGCAGATAGATTCGAAGATGTAACTTCGTCAGAAAGTGTGCGCTTGAATAGGAAATGTGACAGAAAAATAACGCTGTATGGTTACCTTCGTGGATGTAACATGAAAAGAGGGACCAAG GTGCATATCACAGGAGCAGGTGATTTCAGCTTGTCTGGTGTAACAAGTTTGGCTGATCCCTGCCCTTTGCCATCGGCTGCAAAGAAGCGAGGACTACGTGACAAGGAGAAGCTGTTCTATGCCCCAATGTCTGGTCTTGGGGATCTCCTGTATGACAAGGATGCGGTGTACATCAACATCAATGATCATCTTGTTCAGTTTTCAAACACTGATGACAACAGTGCATCTAAGAAACAAG GGAAAGGTAATGATGTTGGTGTGGCTCTAGTAAAGACTCTTCAGAACACCAAATACTCCCTTGATGAGAAGTTAGATCAGAGTTTTATAAATTTCTTCGGCAGACGGCCTGCTGCTCAGTCCGAAGACAGTGACATGACAGGCAATGCCATTTCTTCAAGACAGAATGACCAGGGAGAAGCTAACATTTTGGCACAAGTAGGTGGTAATAACCTTAGTAGTGCAGGCACCCTGGAGAGCAATGGGCACTCTTCTTCTGAGTGCTCTAGTGATAGTGAAGGTGACAATGATGATGACATTCAGCCAAGTGATCATGGCGTTGACTTGAGAGAAGAAGTGGAATTTTGCAATGGAAGAATGAGGCGAAAAGCTGTGTCAGCTAATTTTCaagatgttgatgatgatgatgatgatgatg AGGGTTCTGATAACGAAGATGATAGTCATAATGAAGATTCTGACGATGACCATCTATCTGAAGGTTCTTTATCATCAGATGGTAGTGGAGAAGCTCTTGATTCAG ATGATGGAGCTGAAAACACTTCGAAGTGGAAAAAATCTTTACTTGCTAGAACACTGGCCAGACGGAGTGCCAGTCTAATGCAACTTGTATATGGGCAAGCTTCAGCAGAACTAGACAATGATAGCGGCGAAGAAGATAGCTCTGATGAAGAAATTTTTGTACCAAAAGGACAAAAAAAG CAAGTAAAGAATGAATTACCAAGCTTTGACGATATTGATGCTGAGGATTACTCTAAGTTCTTGAAAGTGGAGCTACGTGATTGGTCTAACGAAGATCTCATCAAAAGCATCCGTGACCGTTTTGTGACTGGAGATTGGTCAAAAGCTTCTCTGAGAGGACGCGAGGTAGATGAAAATGGAGAGGGTGATGAAGAAATCGATGGTGATTTTGAAGATCTGGAAACTGGTGAGGTGCACAAGAGCCAGGCTGCTGAAAGTGCAGCTGGGAAGCCAGGTGTTCACAAAGAAGACGAACTAAAAGTTGAAGAACTAAGACTCAAGAAGCTTGCGCTTAAAGCAAAATTTGATTCAGA ATATGATGGATCGGACCTCTCTGGCGAGGAAGTTGATAACGAGAAGAAATCGAAAAGAGAGCAATCTGACGCAGGGGGCTATTTTGACAAA TTGAAGGAGGAAATTGAACTCCGCAAGCAAATGAATATATCTGAACTCAATGATCTGGATGAAGATACCCGAGTAGAAATTGAAGGATTTAGGACTGGTACTTACGTCAGATTAGAGATACATGGTGTGCCGTATGAGCTAGTTGAGCATTTTGATCCTTGCCACCCCATTCTTGTTGGGGGTATTGGCCTCGGTGAGGAGAACACTGGATATATGCAG GTTAGCTTGAAGCGCCACAGATGGCATAGGAAAGTGTTGAAGACAAAAGACCCAATTGTTGTCTCTATTGGTTGGAGACGTTTTCAAACAACGCCTGTATATGCAATAGAGGATCGAAATGGCCGGCACCGCATGCTCAAATACACTCCAGAGCATATGCATTGCTTTGCTATGTTCTGGGGGCCACTGGCTCCACCAAAAAGCGGTGTACTAGCAGTCCAGAGTCTTTCCAGCAACAAG GTACCATTTAGAATTACTGCAACTGGTTGGGTTCAGGAATTCAACAATACTGCCCGAATTATGAAGAAGATCAAGCTCACAGGCGCACCATGCAAGATATTTAAGAAAACCGCCTTAATTAAAGGGATGTTCACATCTGATCTAGAGGTTGCTAGGTTTGAAGGTGCAGCAATTCGGACAGTAAGTGGAATCCGAGGACAAGTTAAGAAG GCAGCAAAGATCGAACCAGGAGATGCATTAAGGAGAAAAGGGGAAAATACGGAAGGCATTGCGAGGTGCACATTTGAGGACAAAGTTCTTATGAGTGACATTGTCTTCATGCGAGCATGGGTCAACTTTGAAGTTCCCACCTACTGTAATCTTGTGACCACTTCTCTTCAACCCCGAGATCAGATGTGGCAAGGCATGAGAACCACTGCTGAGTTGCGGAAGGCACACAACATACCTATTCCACACAACAAAGACTCGGTTTACAAG GGTATTGAGCGGAAAGTGCGGAAGTTCAACGCCATAGAGGTCCCTAGAAAACTGCAACCTTTGCTTCCTTTTAAATCAAAGCCGAAGGATAGGCCTAAGGGCAAGAAAGGATCAGCTGTGGACATGATACCGGAGATTATGAATATTGGCGAGAAGAAGATACATGGAGCTCTTCAACAGTTGCATCTGTTAAAGCATGAAAAG ACGAGGAAGGAGAAAATCAAGCGCGGGCTGCAGAAGAAAGCTCACGAGGCGCAGAAAGCCAAGACGGATGAGATAACAAGGAAGCGGCAGAGGGAAGATAGGCGTGAGAGATACAGGGAAGAAGATAAGAAAAAGAAGCGCGCCCGAAAGTAG